Proteins encoded within one genomic window of Thiohalorhabdus sp. Cl-TMA:
- a CDS encoding cytochrome C assembly family protein, whose protein sequence is MSTAVIFWLQILSALLYGGAAAQEWTTIRRRGEHSLAPALWLGGSALVLHSVGVAAEVLAGDHLNLDLSYALSLFTWLVVLQFLLAILFLKVELLGLILFPLAAVVLLVEAFAPTGTALRIEVDQPALLGHLVLSLLAYGTLTMAAVQAGLLGCQEGHLRRKRMGLMSRILPPMQPMERLLFHLLRIGFGLLTLVVLSGAVFSEQIFGQPFTFDHKTVLSLIAWAVFGLLLWGHNHYGWRGRTAVRWTLSGYGLLILAYFGVRFILELRA, encoded by the coding sequence ATGAGCACAGCGGTCATCTTCTGGCTGCAGATCCTTTCGGCGCTTCTGTATGGCGGCGCGGCCGCGCAGGAGTGGACGACCATCCGGAGACGGGGCGAGCATTCCCTGGCACCCGCCCTCTGGCTGGGCGGTAGCGCCCTGGTCCTCCATTCCGTGGGCGTTGCCGCGGAGGTTCTGGCGGGCGACCATCTGAACCTGGATCTGAGCTATGCCCTGTCCCTGTTCACCTGGCTGGTGGTGCTCCAGTTCCTGCTGGCCATCCTGTTTCTGAAGGTGGAGCTCCTGGGCCTGATCCTGTTTCCCCTGGCCGCCGTCGTGCTGCTGGTGGAGGCCTTCGCGCCCACCGGGACCGCCCTTCGCATCGAGGTGGACCAGCCGGCGCTGCTCGGCCACCTGGTGCTCTCCCTGCTCGCCTACGGCACCCTAACCATGGCCGCCGTCCAGGCGGGGCTGCTCGGCTGCCAGGAGGGCCACCTGCGTCGCAAGCGCATGGGGCTCATGAGCCGCATACTGCCCCCCATGCAGCCCATGGAGCGGCTGCTCTTCCACCTGCTGCGCATCGGCTTCGGCCTGCTGACCCTGGTGGTCTTGAGCGGCGCGGTCTTCTCCGAGCAGATCTTCGGACAGCCCTTCACCTTCGACCACAAGACCGTGCTCAGCCTGATCGCCTGGGCGGTCTTCGGACTGCTCCTCTGGGGCCACAACCACTACGGATGGCGGGGCCGCACGGCGGTCCGCTGGACCCTCTCCGGCTACGGACTGCTCATCCTCGCCTATTTCGGCGTCCGCTTCATTCTCGAGCTCAGGGCCTAA
- the ffh gene encoding signal recognition particle protein has product MFENLSDRLQGVFKDLKGQGKLTENNISDALRQVRIALLEADVSLPVAKAFIDRVRERAVGQEVLNSLTPGQAVVGVVKEELEHLLGDENDSLNLAVRPPAVVLMAGLQGSGKTTTVAKLARFLREREKKSVVVTSADIYRPAAIDQLETLSGEVGAAFVPSQSTEDPKVIAERALEEARIRSADVVIVDTAGRLHIDEDLMEEIQGLQQTLEPAETLLVADAMTGQDAVQTAEAFNDALDLTGVVLTKTDGDARGGAALSIRHVTGKPIKFLGVGEKTEALEPFHPDRLASRILGMGDVLSLVEEAQRTADQDQAEKLEKQLKSGKGMSLADFQDQLQQIKRMGGLGSILDKLPGGEKLAGGMAGFDESQITRMDAIINSMTPWERRHSDAIKASRKRRIASGSGTSVQEVNRLLKQFAQMQKAMKQMKKKGGMKKMMAQMGGKMGDQDFPF; this is encoded by the coding sequence ATGTTTGAAAATCTTTCCGACCGGCTACAGGGCGTATTCAAGGACCTCAAGGGCCAGGGCAAGCTCACGGAGAATAATATCTCCGACGCCCTTCGGCAGGTGCGCATCGCCCTCCTGGAGGCGGATGTCTCATTGCCGGTGGCGAAGGCCTTCATCGATCGGGTCAGGGAGCGCGCGGTCGGTCAGGAGGTGCTCAACAGCCTCACGCCCGGACAGGCCGTGGTGGGTGTTGTCAAGGAGGAGCTGGAGCATCTGCTCGGCGACGAGAACGACAGCCTGAACCTCGCGGTTCGACCGCCGGCCGTTGTCCTCATGGCGGGACTGCAGGGCTCGGGCAAGACCACCACCGTGGCCAAGCTGGCCCGTTTCCTGCGCGAGCGGGAGAAGAAGAGCGTGGTCGTGACCAGCGCCGACATCTACCGGCCGGCCGCCATCGACCAGCTGGAAACCCTCTCCGGTGAGGTGGGGGCCGCCTTCGTTCCCAGCCAGAGTACCGAGGATCCGAAGGTCATCGCCGAGCGGGCTTTGGAAGAGGCGCGTATCCGCAGCGCCGACGTCGTGATCGTGGATACGGCGGGCCGGCTCCATATCGATGAGGACCTCATGGAGGAGATCCAGGGCCTGCAGCAGACCCTGGAGCCCGCCGAGACCCTTCTCGTGGCCGATGCCATGACCGGTCAGGACGCCGTGCAGACCGCCGAGGCCTTCAATGACGCCCTGGACCTTACCGGTGTGGTGCTGACCAAGACCGACGGCGACGCCCGCGGCGGCGCGGCGCTGTCCATCCGACACGTTACGGGCAAGCCCATCAAGTTCCTGGGTGTGGGCGAGAAGACCGAGGCCCTGGAGCCGTTTCACCCGGACCGTCTGGCCTCCCGGATCCTCGGCATGGGCGACGTGCTTTCCCTGGTGGAGGAAGCGCAGCGGACGGCCGACCAGGACCAGGCGGAAAAGCTCGAGAAGCAGCTGAAATCGGGCAAGGGCATGAGCCTCGCCGACTTCCAGGATCAGCTCCAGCAGATCAAGCGCATGGGTGGTCTGGGCAGCATCCTGGACAAGCTGCCCGGCGGAGAGAAGCTGGCCGGGGGCATGGCCGGGTTCGACGAGAGCCAGATCACCCGCATGGACGCCATCATCAATTCCATGACCCCCTGGGAGCGCCGCCATTCCGACGCCATCAAGGCGAGCCGGAAGCGCCGCATCGCCAGCGGGAGCGGCACCTCCGTACAGGAGGTGAACCGCCTGCTCAAGCAGTTCGCGCAGATGCAGAAGGCCATGAAGCAGATGAAGAAGAAGGGCGGAATGAAGAAGATGATGGCCCAGATGGGCGGCAAAATGGGCGATCAGGACTTTCCGTTCTAG
- the rpsP gene encoding 30S ribosomal protein S16: MVTIRFARGGAKKRPFYQIVVTEHSSPRDGDFIERLGYYNPTSKSKDYKLDVERTKVWLDQGAQVSGSVKGLLRKEGLTTA, from the coding sequence ATGGTCACTATCCGTTTTGCCCGCGGGGGCGCCAAGAAGCGGCCCTTCTACCAGATCGTTGTCACCGAGCATTCCAGCCCGCGCGATGGCGACTTCATCGAGAGGCTCGGCTACTATAACCCGACCTCCAAGTCCAAGGACTACAAGCTGGACGTGGAGCGGACCAAGGTGTGGCTGGACCAGGGCGCCCAGGTCTCCGGATCCGTGAAGGGACTGCTGCGCAAGGAAGGCCTGACCACCGCGTAG
- the rimM gene encoding ribosome maturation factor RimM (Essential for efficient processing of 16S rRNA): MAQSRTPARRPNAETEWVTVGRIHGLYGVHGGVRLYSYLDRPGDLLRFDYLWLLLGEGRDCRKISEREAKGARLVARIEGVDGREAARELLGTPLQLPREALGEEEPGEYLWVDLLGLAVETLDGAPLGEVDSLIETGANDVLVVAGSDRERLIPFTEEAVPEVDPARGLIRVDWDPDF, translated from the coding sequence ATGGCGCAGTCCCGAACCCCCGCGCGGCGCCCGAATGCCGAAACGGAGTGGGTAACGGTCGGCCGCATCCATGGGCTGTACGGCGTCCATGGCGGTGTCCGCCTCTATTCATACCTGGACCGGCCGGGAGATCTTCTGCGGTTCGATTATCTCTGGCTGCTGCTCGGGGAAGGTCGAGATTGCCGGAAGATTTCCGAGCGCGAGGCCAAAGGGGCGCGGCTGGTGGCCCGGATCGAAGGAGTGGACGGCCGCGAGGCGGCCCGGGAGCTTCTGGGCACGCCCCTTCAGCTGCCCCGCGAAGCCCTGGGGGAAGAAGAGCCCGGGGAATATCTCTGGGTCGATCTCCTGGGGCTCGCCGTGGAAACGCTGGACGGGGCTCCGTTGGGCGAAGTGGACAGCCTGATCGAGACGGGAGCCAACGACGTGCTGGTGGTGGCGGGCTCCGACCGGGAGCGGCTGATTCCCTTCACGGAGGAGGCGGTGCCCGAGGTGGATCCGGCCCGGGGACTGATTCGGGTGGATTGGGACCCTGATTTCTAG
- the trmD gene encoding tRNA (guanosine(37)-N1)-methyltransferase TrmD, which yields MHFHVLTLFPGLFEAALSYGVLGRAREQGRLGFDFTDIRDFSRDRHRTVDDRPFGGGPGMVMQPQVVSDAVDHARAGMPEDAPVIYLSPQGASLDHRKVAELAELPGLTLLCGRYEGIDERALEGRVDQELSVGDYVLSGGEFAALVVIDAVARLQPEVLGEPASAEEDSFVEGLLDCPHYTRPQRFEGREVPEVLLSGDHARIRQWRRQQALGRTWERRPDLLRERGLTSRERDLLTEYIRENGGDALLLRELAVRED from the coding sequence GTGCATTTCCACGTCCTGACGCTGTTCCCCGGGCTGTTCGAGGCGGCCCTTTCCTACGGGGTCCTCGGGCGGGCCCGGGAGCAGGGCCGGCTCGGCTTCGACTTCACCGATATCCGGGATTTTTCCCGGGACCGGCACCGTACGGTGGATGACCGGCCCTTCGGTGGCGGGCCCGGCATGGTCATGCAGCCGCAAGTGGTTTCCGATGCCGTCGACCACGCCCGGGCCGGTATGCCGGAGGACGCGCCCGTCATTTACCTATCGCCGCAGGGGGCGTCCCTCGATCACCGGAAGGTGGCCGAGCTGGCGGAGCTTCCCGGCCTTACCCTGCTCTGTGGGCGATATGAGGGAATCGACGAGCGCGCCCTGGAAGGCCGGGTTGACCAGGAGCTTTCCGTGGGCGACTACGTGCTCTCGGGCGGCGAGTTCGCGGCGCTGGTGGTGATCGACGCCGTGGCCCGATTGCAGCCCGAGGTGCTGGGGGAGCCCGCCTCCGCGGAAGAGGACAGCTTCGTGGAGGGCCTGCTGGACTGCCCGCACTATACCCGTCCGCAGCGCTTTGAGGGACGGGAGGTCCCCGAGGTGCTGCTTTCGGGAGATCATGCCCGTATCCGGCAGTGGCGGCGACAGCAGGCCCTGGGCCGGACCTGGGAGCGCCGTCCGGACCTGCTGCGGGAGCGCGGGCTTACATCCCGGGAACGGGATCTGCTGACCGAGTACATACGGGAGAACGGCGGCGATGCGCTGCTCCTCCGGGAGCTTGCAGTCCGGGAAGACTGA
- the rplS gene encoding 50S ribosomal protein L19, with amino-acid sequence MSDIIQELEREQMKTDIPDFGPGDTVRVHTRVVEGSRERVQAFEGVVLAYRKRGLHSAITVRKVSYGEPVERVFPLHSPRIEKIEVQRRGRVRQAKLYYLREREGKAARIPEKRTAK; translated from the coding sequence ATGTCCGACATCATCCAAGAACTTGAGCGCGAGCAGATGAAGACCGATATCCCCGATTTCGGTCCCGGGGACACCGTCCGGGTGCACACCCGGGTCGTGGAAGGGAGCCGGGAGCGGGTGCAGGCCTTCGAGGGCGTGGTCCTGGCCTACCGCAAGCGCGGCCTCCATTCCGCCATCACCGTCCGCAAGGTTTCCTACGGCGAGCCCGTGGAGCGGGTATTCCCCCTGCACTCGCCGCGTATCGAGAAGATCGAGGTGCAGCGCCGCGGCCGTGTCCGGCAGGCCAAGCTGTACTACCTGCGCGAGCGCGAGGGCAAGGCGGCCCGCATCCCGGAAAAACGCACCGCGAAGTAA
- a CDS encoding methylated-DNA--[protein]-cysteine S-methyltransferase: MNKQESPERGLIMRTPAGPLAIQGGPRGITRVRWASDGIDEDFREPTSPALERARAALLAYFADPRQPRLEVPLAPYRATSFQWRVWWAMRRIPPGSTVTYGELARWLGSSPRAVGNAAGANPWPLIVPCHRVVSRNGLGGYMRGSAGGEGLRIKRWLLAWEGWEGTGEYG; the protein is encoded by the coding sequence TTGAACAAGCAGGAAAGCCCTGAGCGCGGGCTGATCATGCGCACGCCGGCCGGACCGCTGGCCATCCAGGGCGGACCGCGGGGGATAACCCGGGTTCGCTGGGCCTCCGACGGCATAGACGAGGACTTCCGGGAGCCGACAAGCCCGGCCCTGGAGCGTGCTCGGGCGGCCTTGCTGGCTTACTTCGCGGATCCGCGACAGCCACGCCTCGAAGTCCCCCTGGCCCCGTACCGGGCCACCTCTTTCCAGTGGCGGGTCTGGTGGGCAATGCGCCGGATCCCGCCCGGGAGCACCGTGACGTATGGGGAGCTCGCCCGCTGGCTCGGCAGCTCGCCCCGGGCGGTGGGCAACGCAGCGGGAGCCAATCCCTGGCCGCTGATCGTTCCGTGCCATAGGGTGGTGAGTCGCAATGGCCTTGGCGGGTACATGCGGGGCAGCGCCGGTGGAGAGGGGCTCCGGATCAAGCGGTGGCTCCTGGCATGGGAGGGATGGGAAGGGACCGGGGAGTATGGCTGA
- the xerD gene encoding site-specific tyrosine recombinase XerD, with translation MAEQDGPASERGSELVDRFLDRLWLEAGLSDNTLAAYRRDLQRFGGWLGEQVPLDDVVREQVLGFLAAQMRRGAKPRTIARQLSTLRRFFRFLLEEGRLADDPCREVEAPRLDARLPDTLTESEVEALLNAPDAGDPLGMRDRTMLEVMYATGLRVSELVGLPLGQYRQDAGYVLVTGKGGKQRLVPLGEEALGWLARYLEHARPVLLEGRASDRVFVSRRGSGLTRQAVWYRIRKYAEELGIEKPLSPHTLRHSFATHLLNHGMDLRSLQMLLGHSDLSTTQIYTHVARERLKSLHASHHPRG, from the coding sequence ATGGCTGAGCAGGACGGTCCGGCGTCGGAGCGGGGCTCGGAGCTTGTGGATAGGTTCCTGGACCGTCTGTGGCTGGAGGCCGGCCTCTCCGACAATACCCTGGCGGCGTATCGGCGGGACCTGCAGCGGTTCGGCGGGTGGCTGGGAGAGCAGGTGCCTCTGGATGACGTGGTCCGGGAGCAGGTGCTCGGCTTTCTGGCTGCCCAGATGCGCCGGGGCGCCAAGCCGCGCACCATCGCCCGCCAGCTGTCCACCTTGCGGCGATTCTTCCGGTTCCTCCTGGAGGAGGGCCGGTTGGCCGACGACCCCTGCCGGGAGGTGGAGGCCCCGCGCCTCGACGCCCGCCTTCCCGATACCCTGACGGAGTCAGAGGTGGAAGCCCTCCTGAACGCCCCCGATGCGGGGGATCCCCTGGGCATGCGGGACCGCACCATGCTGGAGGTGATGTACGCTACCGGCCTGCGGGTTTCGGAGCTGGTGGGGCTGCCGCTGGGCCAGTACCGGCAGGATGCCGGCTATGTGCTGGTGACGGGGAAGGGCGGAAAGCAGCGTCTGGTTCCCCTCGGGGAGGAGGCGCTGGGCTGGCTGGCCCGTTATCTGGAACATGCCCGGCCCGTGCTTTTGGAGGGAAGGGCCAGCGACCGGGTCTTCGTTTCCCGGCGCGGCAGTGGTCTGACCCGGCAGGCAGTCTGGTACCGCATCCGCAAGTACGCCGAGGAGCTGGGGATCGAAAAGCCGCTGTCCCCGCATACCCTTCGCCACTCCTTCGCGACGCACCTGCTGAACCACGGCATGGATCTGCGGTCTCTACAGATGTTGCTGGGCCACAGCGACCTGTCCACCACCCAGATCTACACGCATGTGGCCCGGGAGCGACTCAAGTCGCTCCATGCCAGTCACCACCCGCGCGGCTGA
- the pcnB gene encoding polynucleotide adenylyltransferase PcnB — protein sequence MTQSSAADPRSENHEGGARIISRPEHGVSRQQICPNALKVLYRLHSQGYGAYLVGGSVRDLLLGREPKDFDIATDARPEEVAEVFRNCRLIGRRFRLAHVHFKGDIVEVATFRGSGTDPDGQDKVRTEDGLILRDNVYGTLEEDVFRRDFTVNALYYNIADFSVVDYVGGLEDLRAGRMRLIGDPETRYCEDPVRMLRAVRFAAKLGFFIDAGTAAPITQLSHLLEDVPAARLFEEVNKLFLSGTSVAAYQLLRRFRLFEWVFPETAALLGEEENNFPHTFLTQVFEDTDRRVREDLPVTPAFLFAALLWHPLERERRLLEEEEGYSPEDALQKGTGRVLRRQTRQVALPKRFAEGVREIWALQGRLERSRGKRALRLLGHPRFRAGFDFLALRGRSGEADPELVQWWKDLLDAPSSKRSKLVGIKGGGQGRSNDKQSA from the coding sequence ATGACCCAGAGCTCTGCCGCCGATCCCCGGAGCGAGAACCATGAGGGCGGTGCCCGGATCATCTCGCGCCCGGAGCACGGAGTCTCCCGCCAGCAGATCTGCCCCAATGCGCTCAAGGTGCTCTACCGTTTGCACAGCCAGGGCTATGGCGCCTACTTGGTGGGCGGCAGCGTCCGGGATCTCCTCCTGGGCCGGGAGCCCAAGGATTTCGACATCGCCACCGACGCCCGCCCCGAGGAGGTGGCGGAAGTGTTCCGGAACTGTCGGCTAATCGGACGGCGCTTCCGGCTCGCCCATGTACACTTCAAGGGCGATATCGTCGAGGTGGCGACCTTCCGCGGTTCGGGAACCGACCCCGACGGCCAGGACAAGGTCCGGACCGAGGACGGCCTTATCCTCCGCGACAACGTCTACGGGACCCTGGAAGAGGATGTGTTCCGCCGCGATTTCACGGTGAACGCCCTCTACTACAACATCGCCGATTTCTCCGTGGTGGACTACGTGGGTGGCCTGGAGGATCTGCGTGCCGGTCGGATGCGCCTCATCGGGGATCCGGAGACGCGCTACTGCGAGGACCCGGTCCGCATGCTGCGGGCGGTGCGCTTCGCGGCCAAGCTTGGCTTCTTCATCGATGCCGGTACGGCCGCGCCCATCACCCAGCTGAGCCATCTGCTGGAGGACGTGCCGGCCGCGCGCCTGTTCGAGGAAGTCAACAAGCTCTTCCTCTCCGGGACCAGCGTTGCCGCCTACCAGCTCCTGCGCCGCTTCCGGCTCTTCGAGTGGGTCTTTCCGGAGACCGCCGCCCTCCTGGGAGAGGAAGAGAACAATTTCCCCCATACCTTCCTGACCCAGGTTTTCGAGGATACGGACCGGCGGGTCCGGGAAGACCTGCCGGTAACCCCCGCTTTTTTGTTCGCCGCTCTCCTTTGGCATCCGCTGGAACGGGAGCGGCGGCTGCTGGAGGAGGAGGAGGGGTATTCGCCGGAGGATGCCCTCCAGAAGGGTACCGGCCGGGTGCTACGGAGGCAGACCCGCCAGGTGGCCCTTCCCAAGCGGTTCGCCGAGGGCGTGCGGGAGATCTGGGCCCTTCAGGGGCGCCTGGAACGCTCCCGTGGCAAGCGGGCCCTGCGGCTGCTCGGCCATCCCCGCTTCCGGGCCGGCTTCGATTTTCTGGCTCTGCGCGGCCGCTCCGGCGAGGCCGATCCGGAGCTGGTGCAGTGGTGGAAGGACCTGCTCGACGCCCCTTCTTCCAAGCGGTCCAAACTGGTAGGTATCAAGGGCGGCGGCCAGGGCCGCAGCAACGACAAGCAATCCGCCTGA
- a CDS encoding CBS domain-containing protein: MNRQTPVAVVTSHPNADLDALGSMVAAGHLVSGAVPVLAQGAEPAANWLLRHLGDQAPRVLDAREVDARAVETLVVVDTRDLTHLGPFSEIARDPRRRLLVYDHHGDGALPEHAELIASRTGSNTAGMVAALIRNGVRLTPAEATVLAAGVYEDTGMLTFAGVTDTDFEAARWLLDQGADLSLVGRLLRQDLSPAQIHLLDQLLEAAEPVSGLRHAVLLGAVADPGAVQDAANVVQRLMDSVEAEAFFALIQQGARVFVIARAHPGGPDVGQILGELGGGGHGHAASASLPGVPLAEVREQLVEVLTRFHGHPQTVGALATRQVHSLQGDRTVTEAAERLGRYPLARMPVVDDNGRPMGWVDQTMLARARAHGLGEQPLAEYVAPLPALDPDESIHAAEGWILDRDYPLVAVVEEGRLAGILTRSDLIRNWREESPELPDPLPAGEHAGSRRNLSGRMREMLPRDAVTALERLGGLAAEAGERAFLVGGLVRDIILHRRNTDVDVVVEGAAIDLGNRFAREYGWHLHAHQRFGTAVLLGPEGERIDLATSRIEHYPYPAALPEVEAGSIKADLFRRDFTINALAVELDGTRFGRLLDLFGGLQDIRQGTIRVLHSLSFVEDPTRILRAARFEAELAFQIDAQSLRLIRNAVDLELPARLSGHRLFRELRYLLEAGGAVEGVRRLAGLGMLRFVHPALEAERDGAVERVEAGRDVLDWYRLLFREEAPVRWKVLLTLLLWKLPPEELGDALTGFEVRSRDAHRITGDRRRADRFEQAVIGGAVRGEDPAGVFEHLERISLEIVLALMAVTGHAGVREAISHYIQHLRGIRGALSGSDLIELGVPQGPEVGRWLERLVRARVRGEVNSAEEERELVVRTEGPVNE, translated from the coding sequence GTGAACCGCCAAACTCCGGTAGCGGTGGTCACCAGTCACCCCAATGCCGACCTCGATGCCCTGGGCTCCATGGTAGCGGCCGGCCATTTGGTGTCCGGGGCGGTTCCGGTGCTCGCCCAGGGCGCCGAACCGGCGGCGAACTGGCTGCTGCGCCACCTGGGTGACCAGGCTCCGCGGGTCCTGGACGCACGGGAGGTGGATGCCCGCGCGGTGGAAACCCTGGTGGTGGTGGATACCCGGGACCTGACACACCTGGGGCCCTTCTCCGAAATCGCCCGGGATCCCCGGCGGCGCCTGCTGGTGTACGATCATCACGGCGATGGCGCGCTCCCGGAGCACGCCGAGCTGATCGCCTCGCGGACCGGCTCCAACACCGCCGGCATGGTGGCTGCGCTGATCCGGAACGGCGTGCGTCTGACCCCGGCGGAGGCCACCGTGCTGGCGGCCGGCGTCTATGAAGACACCGGGATGCTCACCTTCGCGGGGGTGACCGACACCGATTTCGAGGCCGCCCGCTGGCTCCTGGATCAGGGGGCCGATCTCTCCCTGGTGGGGCGGCTCCTTCGCCAGGACCTTTCTCCCGCTCAGATCCATCTCCTCGATCAGCTGCTCGAGGCCGCCGAGCCGGTCAGCGGGCTCCGGCACGCCGTTCTCCTGGGCGCCGTGGCGGATCCGGGGGCGGTCCAGGATGCCGCCAACGTGGTGCAGCGGCTCATGGACAGCGTCGAGGCCGAGGCCTTTTTCGCCCTCATTCAGCAGGGGGCGCGGGTATTCGTCATCGCCCGAGCCCATCCGGGTGGCCCGGATGTGGGCCAGATTCTCGGGGAGCTGGGGGGAGGCGGCCACGGCCATGCCGCATCCGCCTCCCTGCCGGGTGTGCCCCTGGCGGAGGTCCGGGAGCAACTGGTGGAGGTGCTGACCCGGTTCCATGGACACCCGCAGACCGTGGGGGCCCTTGCCACCCGGCAGGTGCATTCGCTCCAGGGAGACCGGACCGTGACCGAGGCAGCGGAGCGCCTCGGCCGCTACCCTCTGGCCCGGATGCCGGTGGTGGATGATAACGGGCGTCCGATGGGCTGGGTGGATCAGACCATGCTTGCCCGGGCCCGGGCACACGGACTGGGGGAACAGCCCCTGGCGGAATACGTGGCGCCCCTGCCGGCCCTCGATCCCGATGAATCGATCCATGCCGCCGAGGGATGGATCCTCGACCGCGATTATCCGCTGGTGGCCGTGGTGGAGGAGGGCCGATTGGCGGGGATCCTGACGCGCTCGGACCTGATCCGCAATTGGCGGGAGGAGAGTCCGGAGCTTCCCGATCCGCTTCCGGCCGGGGAGCATGCCGGCAGCCGGCGCAACCTTTCCGGCCGAATGCGGGAAATGCTGCCGCGGGATGCAGTGACCGCCCTGGAGCGCCTCGGCGGGCTGGCCGCGGAGGCGGGGGAGCGGGCCTTTCTGGTGGGCGGTCTGGTACGGGATATCATACTGCACCGGCGCAACACCGATGTGGATGTGGTGGTGGAAGGCGCCGCCATCGATCTGGGCAACCGGTTCGCCCGGGAATACGGCTGGCACCTGCACGCCCACCAGCGGTTCGGGACCGCCGTGCTCCTCGGCCCGGAAGGGGAGCGCATCGACCTGGCCACCTCGCGCATCGAGCATTACCCCTACCCCGCGGCGCTGCCGGAGGTGGAGGCTGGCTCCATCAAGGCGGATCTGTTCCGCCGGGATTTCACCATTAACGCGCTCGCCGTGGAATTGGACGGGACGCGGTTCGGCCGGCTCCTGGACCTGTTCGGGGGGCTACAGGACATCCGCCAGGGAACGATCCGCGTGCTGCACAGCCTCTCCTTCGTGGAGGATCCCACCCGCATCCTGCGGGCCGCCCGCTTCGAGGCGGAGCTGGCGTTCCAGATCGACGCCCAGAGCCTGCGGCTGATCCGCAATGCGGTGGACCTTGAGCTGCCGGCCCGTCTTTCCGGGCACCGGTTGTTCCGGGAGCTGCGCTATCTTCTCGAGGCGGGGGGCGCAGTTGAAGGGGTCCGGCGGCTGGCTGGGCTCGGCATGCTCCGCTTCGTCCATCCCGCGTTGGAGGCTGAACGCGATGGGGCGGTGGAACGGGTGGAAGCGGGCCGGGACGTGCTGGATTGGTACCGGTTGCTTTTCCGGGAGGAAGCCCCCGTGCGCTGGAAGGTATTGCTTACCCTCCTGCTCTGGAAGCTCCCGCCCGAGGAGCTCGGGGATGCCCTGACGGGGTTCGAGGTGCGGTCGCGGGATGCCCATCGGATAACGGGGGACCGCAGGCGTGCCGACCGTTTCGAGCAAGCGGTCATCGGCGGCGCGGTGCGCGGCGAGGATCCGGCGGGGGTCTTCGAGCACCTGGAGCGGATTTCCCTGGAAATCGTGCTGGCCTTGATGGCGGTTACCGGACACGCCGGCGTCCGGGAGGCCATCAGCCATTACATCCAGCATTTGCGGGGGATACGAGGTGCCTTGAGCGGATCGGACCTCATCGAGCTGGGGGTGCCCCAGGGGCCGGAAGTGGGGCGCTGGCTGGAGCGTCTCGTGCGGGCCCGGGTTCGCGGGGAAGTGAACAGCGCCGAAGAGGAGCGGGAATTGGTGGTACGCACGGAAGGGCCGGTAAATGAGTGA
- the folK gene encoding 2-amino-4-hydroxy-6-hydroxymethyldihydropteridine diphosphokinase — protein sequence MSEIFVGLGSNQGDSRTILQQGLARLAEVVPGKLARVSGLYRTGPVGYTQQPDFLNAVALFHGEPLPEQWLQRLLDVEAELGRRRDGPRWGPRSLDLDLLAVDDRTLETAHLLLPHPRLSERRFVLVPWAEIAPDFRLPDGERIRDLERACPDEGRVELVEGSEWAAISPENDQA from the coding sequence ATGAGTGAGATATTCGTGGGACTCGGCAGCAATCAGGGGGATTCCCGGACCATCCTGCAGCAGGGACTGGCGCGCCTGGCGGAGGTGGTGCCGGGGAAATTGGCCCGCGTGAGCGGACTTTACCGGACGGGGCCCGTGGGCTACACTCAGCAGCCGGATTTTCTCAACGCCGTGGCCCTGTTCCACGGGGAGCCGCTGCCCGAGCAATGGCTGCAGCGGCTTTTGGACGTTGAAGCCGAGCTCGGCCGCCGCCGGGACGGGCCGAGATGGGGTCCGCGCAGTCTGGACCTGGACCTGTTGGCGGTGGATGACCGAACCTTGGAAACCGCCCATCTACTCCTCCCCCATCCTCGACTTAGCGAGCGCCGTTTCGTTCTGGTCCCCTGGGCAGAGATCGCTCCCGATTTCCGGCTTCCGGACGGTGAGCGCATCCGCGACCTGGAGCGGGCCTGCCCCGACGAGGGGCGCGTGGAGCTGGTAGAAGGGTCCGAATGGGCCGCAATTAGCCCGGAGAATGATCAAGCAT